A single window of Desulfomonilaceae bacterium DNA harbors:
- a CDS encoding C4-type zinc ribbon domain-containing protein, translated as MIEQLQLLMRLQDIESQVDQHEMVLDQLPKELQEMARNLVTLRHEISETQDTLEITEKELQKKESELTVEQEKIKRSERRLLSIKNLKEHEALSREIRLGKKVSGEIEENMLELMNSVEQSKKNLEKKQAEYEDCEKALVEKKSKSEKILSNATKALKSLKVEQQELAANVNKEYYKRYSTVRRSRGNAIVEMINGSCDGCHISVPPQLGIRVLRQQEFVFCPSCHRILYVKPENIPAPNGAD; from the coding sequence TTGATAGAACAGTTGCAACTGCTGATGCGACTTCAGGACATAGAGTCTCAAGTTGACCAACACGAGATGGTCCTAGATCAGCTCCCCAAAGAGCTGCAAGAAATGGCGAGGAATCTCGTAACATTGAGACATGAAATATCTGAAACTCAAGACACGTTAGAAATCACCGAAAAAGAACTTCAAAAAAAAGAATCCGAATTGACAGTGGAACAAGAAAAGATCAAACGATCTGAGCGTAGGCTTTTGAGCATAAAAAACCTCAAAGAACACGAAGCCCTTTCTAGAGAAATACGTCTCGGGAAAAAGGTGTCCGGGGAAATTGAGGAAAACATGCTGGAATTGATGAATAGTGTTGAACAGTCGAAAAAAAATCTGGAAAAGAAACAAGCTGAGTACGAAGATTGCGAAAAAGCCTTGGTAGAAAAAAAATCAAAGTCCGAAAAAATACTCTCAAACGCCACCAAAGCTTTGAAGTCCTTGAAGGTCGAACAACAAGAACTGGCCGCAAATGTTAACAAAGAATACTATAAACGCTATTCTACAGTAAGAAGATCAAGAGGTAACGCCATTGTTGAAATGATTAATGGATCTTGCGATGGGTGCCACATTTCAGTACCTCCACAATTGGGGATAAGGGTCCTACGGCAGCAAGAATTCGTTTTCTGTCCCAGTTGCCACAGGATACTTTATGTAAAACCTGAAAACATACCAGCGCCTAACGGAGCAGATTGA
- a CDS encoding cytidylate kinase family protein → MRIVTISRFVGSYADVIAATVARRMGLELVGRDQVHQMAQTCDPEYSRACSLYETEHGPGFFERIFFDRPSYTSLFESLTYEKASQGDVVIVGRGAQVILKDIPGVFSCRVVAPFGVRVQRIMERYRFDKQEAEDFVRKYDHERESLIRSIFRSDPNEWSLYDMIMNTAHYSSGDAADIVIDAIDKIQMPQDEESLKDNLRNLSIAKRIETNIRRKLSSSVTRNLEIKMEAGGVVTISGKIGDRKDRDKVEKLAGQYPGVTEVVNNLKVSEVMFGF, encoded by the coding sequence ATGCGAATAGTCACGATATCAAGATTTGTGGGTTCTTACGCGGATGTTATAGCGGCTACGGTAGCTCGCAGAATGGGCTTAGAGCTTGTAGGTCGAGATCAGGTTCACCAGATGGCGCAAACTTGCGACCCGGAATATAGTCGCGCATGTTCCCTATATGAAACTGAACACGGGCCGGGTTTTTTCGAAAGAATTTTTTTCGACAGGCCTTCATATACGAGTCTATTTGAATCGTTGACTTACGAAAAAGCAAGCCAGGGAGATGTAGTTATCGTGGGTCGCGGCGCTCAAGTTATTCTTAAGGACATTCCAGGTGTTTTCAGTTGCCGTGTAGTGGCGCCATTTGGTGTCAGGGTCCAGAGAATAATGGAAAGGTACCGCTTTGACAAACAGGAAGCTGAAGACTTTGTACGCAAATACGATCATGAAAGGGAAAGTCTTATTAGATCTATCTTTAGGAGTGATCCCAATGAATGGTCGCTTTATGACATGATCATGAATACGGCTCATTATTCTTCCGGGGACGCTGCCGACATAGTTATAGACGCCATAGATAAAATTCAAATGCCCCAGGACGAAGAATCGCTCAAGGACAATCTTAGAAACTTGTCAATAGCCAAACGAATTGAAACCAATATTAGGCGTAAACTGTCGTCTTCTGTAACACGAAATTTGGAAATTAAAATGGAAGCAGGTGGTGTGGTTACAATATCAGGAAAAATTGGTGATCGAAAAGATCGAGACAAGGTGGAAAAACTTGCGGGACAGTATCCTGGCGTTACCGAGGTAGTAAACAATTTGAAGGTAAGTGAAGTTATGTTTGGGTTCTGA
- a CDS encoding Nif3-like dinuclear metal center hexameric protein yields the protein MAPTLSDIQQLADTLFPFECEEPWDNSGIQIGNLSRSINAMAFSLNASIDAVGFAAENSCDLLVSHHPLLLKPIKKILASDITGKTILDAVRAGVDILSLHTNLDAAEGGLNDYLANALDLLDIQTPKNAPCSRLGRLSEPETLSHLSHKLCQIFNLDSVRVVGRMDRSVSTIFLVSGSGMGYLQEAISAEADVLITGDVRYHGALESQESNICVIDAGHFGLEKFAIKLMQKKFEAEFSRLGWKIRLCPFEAEKDPFTDIRFEERGGIIN from the coding sequence ATGGCGCCCACCCTTTCGGATATTCAGCAGTTGGCTGACACGCTGTTCCCCTTCGAGTGTGAGGAACCTTGGGATAACAGCGGAATTCAGATAGGTAATCTTTCGAGATCGATAAACGCCATGGCGTTTAGTCTGAACGCATCAATTGACGCTGTCGGTTTCGCTGCTGAAAACAGTTGTGACCTGCTTGTTTCCCATCACCCACTTTTGTTGAAGCCTATCAAGAAAATCCTGGCTTCAGATATTACAGGGAAAACTATTCTTGACGCGGTGAGAGCAGGAGTAGATATTCTTAGTCTCCACACCAATTTGGACGCTGCTGAGGGCGGTTTGAACGACTATCTGGCGAATGCGCTCGATCTTCTCGACATTCAAACACCAAAAAACGCGCCTTGTTCGCGTCTGGGTAGATTGTCCGAGCCCGAAACCCTATCCCACCTGTCTCACAAACTCTGCCAAATCTTTAATTTGGATTCTGTAAGGGTCGTTGGACGTATGGACAGAAGTGTCTCTACTATATTCCTTGTATCCGGAAGTGGTATGGGCTACCTCCAGGAGGCGATTTCAGCCGAGGCGGACGTGTTAATCACCGGAGATGTTCGTTATCATGGCGCTTTGGAGAGTCAGGAATCCAACATCTGTGTCATAGACGCCGGACATTTTGGCTTGGAAAAGTTCGCGATTAAACTGATGCAGAAAAAATTTGAAGCTGAATTTTCCAGGCTCGGTTGGAAAATCAGGTTGTGCCCTTTTGAGGCCGAAAAAGATCCTTTCACCGATATACGCTTTGAAGAGCGAGGAGGAATTATCAATTGA
- a CDS encoding alpha/beta hydrolase, which translates to MSFVDINGINLYYEIHGHGAPLLLLHHGFGCTKMWNKILPQLVDSGYKPICYDRRGYGQSEEGPDFFDFYVSDEFVEKSINELESFRDWLGLDSFYVVGQCEGGVLAAHYAAKYPDRIKNMVISSTLCYSASTMHEFNLSKFTKTFDQLEPQLQEKLTGWHGEKTRTFYSKFCQFGGAYGKDFFDLRPILKLVNCPTLVLYPDRSFLFEVEQGVAFYRNLAQGELAVLPNCGHNTYDEQPEEYYSHIVNFFSRHRLDGLPGMSRKTLKPITCAG; encoded by the coding sequence ATGTCTTTCGTCGATATAAACGGAATAAACCTGTACTACGAAATTCATGGCCATGGAGCCCCCCTTCTGTTGCTACATCATGGTTTCGGATGTACCAAGATGTGGAATAAAATATTGCCACAACTGGTAGATAGTGGATACAAGCCGATTTGCTATGATAGACGAGGGTATGGACAATCAGAAGAAGGACCGGACTTCTTTGATTTTTATGTTAGCGATGAATTCGTGGAAAAAAGCATAAATGAGCTTGAATCATTCCGTGATTGGCTCGGCCTTGATTCCTTTTATGTCGTAGGTCAATGCGAGGGAGGAGTATTGGCCGCGCATTATGCGGCAAAATATCCAGATCGAATCAAGAACATGGTCATATCAAGCACACTATGTTACAGCGCTTCTACTATGCACGAATTCAATCTATCGAAATTTACCAAGACTTTTGATCAGTTGGAACCTCAACTACAGGAGAAATTAACAGGTTGGCATGGAGAAAAAACCAGGACATTTTATTCTAAGTTTTGTCAATTTGGAGGAGCTTACGGAAAAGATTTTTTTGATCTCAGGCCGATTCTTAAGCTGGTAAATTGTCCAACTCTGGTTCTTTATCCAGACAGGAGCTTCCTTTTCGAAGTTGAGCAGGGGGTAGCCTTTTATCGAAATCTTGCTCAAGGGGAACTGGCAGTCCTTCCTAATTGTGGCCATAACACTTACGATGAGCAACCCGAGGAATACTATTCTCACATAGTGAACTTTTTCAGTCGGCACCGTCTCGACGGGCTGCCCGGAATGAGCCGTAAAACGCTTAAGCCCATAACTTGCGCAGGTTGA
- a CDS encoding DUF3536 domain-containing protein, producing MEGSSARCICIHGHFYQPPRENPWLEEVEKQESAHPFHDWNERISYECYRPNSEARLLDSQGRLREVINNYEHLSFNFGPTLLSWMEKHDLAAYEAILDADAKSQIQRSGHGNAIAQAYNHLIMPLATSRDKITQVVWGIRDFKKRFKRDPEGMWLPETAIDSETLEILVDQGILFTILSPQQAARFRERSNDYWHTVNAVPIDPSRPYICSLPNGSKITIFFYDGPISQAIAFEGLLNNGTTFKDRLVRAFSDERVWPQLVNIATDGESYGHHHRFGEMALAFAVEQLLNEPGIKLTNYGEFLANFVPTAQVEIVEQSSWSCAHGVGRWMRDCGCSTGQKPGWNQAWRAPLRRSLDLVRDRIDKYFEERGAELFNDPWAAREDYIDLLLEDRSGTTLFLKTHSKREFTPNESVEALSLLEMQRNRMLMYTSCGWFFDDITGIETLQILAYAARALQFAGSYDPGLINEFLRGLSPAVSNTQSHIHGDELYMDKVAPMIVDLSQVAAHVAISTLFDTPHVSETVYVYKVRLIDFTREEFGDRILLIGQSRIQSTVTLREQRVVFTVLYFGAVDLRCSVQAYSGGQLVYEDLKKDLINCFKKDSSTELIRKLDKYFPHKYFAFKDLFIEQRTRLLEAVTKKMFQEQAAVLGTFYKKNEDFARLIVSHGARLPDTFRAAARFVLNRRFLRELEKLSQEIFPEGLESVLTDTNFWKIELDLSAAQKLISQHIVVLVNKLGKNGSEDSILSEIFRFLDMAQDLDISLQLGEAQITLFRILRKAGKQPQTELSPEITKLADRLSVKLD from the coding sequence ATGGAAGGGTCTAGCGCCAGATGCATTTGTATTCACGGGCATTTCTATCAGCCCCCCCGGGAAAATCCGTGGCTGGAAGAGGTTGAAAAACAGGAATCGGCCCATCCTTTTCACGACTGGAACGAGAGAATCTCATATGAATGCTATCGACCAAATTCTGAAGCCCGTCTGCTGGACAGTCAAGGCAGGCTCCGTGAAGTAATAAACAACTATGAACATTTAAGCTTCAATTTTGGTCCCACCCTTCTTTCCTGGATGGAAAAACATGACTTAGCGGCGTATGAAGCGATTCTGGATGCGGACGCAAAATCACAAATTCAAAGATCTGGCCACGGAAATGCGATAGCTCAAGCATACAATCATCTTATAATGCCCTTGGCGACCAGTCGGGACAAAATCACACAGGTGGTTTGGGGCATCAGGGATTTCAAGAAGCGGTTCAAGCGCGACCCGGAGGGTATGTGGCTTCCTGAAACAGCTATAGACTCAGAGACTCTTGAAATACTGGTTGATCAAGGTATCCTTTTTACTATTCTTTCGCCACAGCAAGCCGCGCGCTTTAGAGAAAGATCCAATGATTATTGGCATACGGTAAATGCTGTTCCTATAGATCCGTCGAGGCCTTATATATGTTCTCTGCCGAATGGGAGCAAGATCACTATCTTTTTTTACGATGGCCCGATATCCCAGGCAATTGCTTTTGAAGGATTGCTCAATAACGGGACGACTTTCAAGGATCGTCTGGTTCGAGCTTTTTCGGATGAACGCGTTTGGCCGCAACTTGTAAACATTGCTACAGACGGTGAATCATATGGGCATCATCATCGATTTGGAGAAATGGCGCTTGCGTTCGCCGTAGAACAACTGTTGAATGAACCGGGAATCAAGTTAACGAATTATGGCGAATTTTTGGCCAATTTTGTTCCTACAGCTCAGGTGGAAATCGTTGAACAAAGCTCATGGAGTTGCGCTCACGGAGTTGGTCGTTGGATGAGAGACTGCGGTTGTTCGACAGGTCAAAAACCCGGATGGAATCAGGCGTGGAGAGCACCGTTGAGGCGTTCTCTTGATCTTGTGCGCGACAGGATTGATAAATATTTCGAGGAACGTGGAGCAGAGCTGTTCAACGATCCATGGGCCGCACGAGAGGATTACATAGATCTGCTGTTGGAAGACCGTTCGGGAACAACCTTATTCTTGAAAACTCACAGTAAACGTGAATTTACTCCTAATGAATCGGTAGAAGCTCTCAGTCTTTTGGAAATGCAAAGAAACAGAATGCTCATGTATACTAGTTGTGGGTGGTTTTTTGATGACATAACCGGTATAGAAACTTTGCAGATACTGGCCTATGCGGCAAGAGCGCTCCAATTTGCCGGGTCCTATGATCCAGGATTGATCAACGAATTTCTTCGTGGGCTTTCCCCAGCGGTGAGCAACACTCAGTCACATATTCATGGTGATGAACTGTACATGGACAAGGTCGCGCCAATGATCGTTGACCTCTCTCAAGTCGCGGCGCATGTGGCCATTTCCACCCTTTTCGACACACCTCATGTATCTGAAACAGTCTATGTGTATAAAGTGCGTCTCATTGATTTCACGAGAGAAGAATTCGGCGACCGCATATTGCTGATAGGCCAATCTAGAATTCAGAGCACAGTAACCCTACGAGAACAGCGAGTGGTTTTCACTGTCCTGTATTTTGGAGCTGTGGATCTTCGATGCTCAGTGCAGGCTTACTCTGGAGGCCAACTCGTTTACGAGGATCTTAAAAAGGACCTGATCAACTGCTTCAAGAAAGATTCATCCACGGAATTAATACGCAAATTGGACAAATATTTCCCGCACAAATATTTCGCCTTCAAAGATCTCTTTATCGAACAGAGAACGCGGCTTCTAGAGGCCGTGACCAAAAAAATGTTCCAGGAGCAGGCGGCAGTCCTTGGTACTTTCTACAAGAAAAATGAAGACTTCGCTCGATTGATCGTTAGTCACGGCGCAAGACTGCCCGATACATTCCGAGCCGCCGCTAGATTTGTTCTGAATCGACGGTTTCTTCGTGAGCTGGAAAAACTTTCTCAAGAAATTTTTCCTGAAGGATTAGAGTCTGTGCTCACTGACACAAATTTTTGGAAAATAGAACTGGATCTCAGCGCGGCTCAAAAACTGATCAGTCAGCACATAGTAGTTCTAGTAAATAAACTTGGGAAAAACGGTTCTGAGGACTCGATTTTATCAGAAATATTTAGATTTCTGGATATGGCCCAAGATCTTGACATTTCATTGCAACTTGGTGAGGCGCAAATAACATTATTTAGAATTCTTCGGAAAGCTGGAAAACAACCTCAAACTGAACTTTCCCCTGAGATAACAAAATTGGCGGATCGGCTTTCGGTAAAGCTGGATTGA
- the era gene encoding GTPase Era: protein MEQSSHKKTKSGFVAIVGLPNVGKSTLVNRLSQTNLSIVTPKAQTTRNTISVILTLPDAQIIFQDTPGYHEATTALNQAFVESVSRTINLTDIILFVMDGTRKKSRELDQIEQLVRSSGKPTILAVNKTDTMEQSIAELLISGLAQSGTYQAVLGISAITGQNCDLLLEKLVDILPEGPFLYESDDLSDMPERFFATELIREQILNLLGQEVPHKTAVAIETFKEMENRVLIQANIHVERDSQKKILIGRNGAMIKNIGTLARQKIQEFLDVPVRLELFVKVSPNWTKSITKLKEFGYLDSK, encoded by the coding sequence GTGGAACAATCCAGCCACAAAAAAACGAAATCCGGGTTTGTCGCTATCGTCGGTCTACCAAATGTTGGTAAATCCACCCTCGTAAACCGTCTTTCGCAGACCAACCTCTCAATTGTCACGCCAAAAGCCCAAACCACCCGGAACACCATATCGGTGATTCTTACCCTTCCAGACGCTCAGATCATATTTCAAGACACACCAGGATATCATGAGGCGACCACCGCCCTTAACCAGGCCTTTGTTGAATCTGTATCAAGGACAATAAATCTCACGGACATCATATTGTTTGTCATGGACGGAACAAGAAAGAAATCTCGTGAACTGGATCAGATTGAACAGCTTGTAAGAAGTTCCGGCAAACCTACCATTCTGGCTGTTAATAAAACGGACACCATGGAACAAAGCATTGCTGAACTCTTGATTTCCGGGCTGGCTCAAAGTGGGACATATCAAGCGGTTCTGGGGATAAGCGCTATCACGGGACAAAATTGTGATCTTCTTCTGGAAAAACTTGTTGATATCTTGCCCGAAGGTCCATTTTTGTATGAATCAGATGATCTTAGCGATATGCCGGAGCGATTTTTCGCCACGGAATTGATCAGGGAACAGATCTTGAACCTATTGGGCCAAGAAGTGCCTCATAAAACTGCCGTCGCTATCGAAACTTTCAAGGAAATGGAGAATCGAGTCTTGATCCAGGCAAATATTCATGTGGAACGGGACAGTCAAAAAAAGATTTTAATTGGTCGTAACGGAGCAATGATAAAGAATATAGGAACCCTAGCACGACAGAAAATTCAGGAGTTTTTGGATGTTCCCGTGAGGCTCGAGTTATTTGTTAAAGTTTCGCCAAACTGGACCAAGAGCATTACCAAATTAAAAGAATTCGGCTACCTGGATTCCAAATAG
- the glgB gene encoding 1,4-alpha-glucan branching protein GlgB — protein MLSKELLTGISAEDIQRILSVEHSDPHSVFGAHPVRINGHDGLIFRFYHPDAISGEVIIGGEIFQLHGAEAQGLFWLWLSDESLPLDYLVRFNFPSGLSWTFDSPYRFMPTLGDQDLYYLGEGTHYNLYEKMGAHPRSMNGVSGVSFAVWAPNAKRVSVVGDFNNWDGRIFPMRSMGTSGIWELFIPGLEQGVLYKYEILSNSNEIRIKTDPFAFGMELRPGSASRIWDVDIYNWDDSQWMEDRKRLDHFSSPMSIYEIHLGSWMLIQEEGNRWATYREMVGPLVAHLKKYGFTHVELMPIMEHPFDASWGYQVTGYYAPTSRFGSPDDFKFFIDTLHQNGIGAILDWVPAHFPKDDYSLRWFDGTALYEHDDPKQGEHKEWGTLIFNYGRNEVRNFLVSNALFWLDKYHIDGLRVDAVASMLYLDYNRSDGEWIPNKYGGNENLEAIEFIQEFNAMVYGKFPGCFTVAEESTAWTGVTTPTYLGGLGFGFKWDMGWMHDTLNYFSKDPVHRCFHHNDLTFSMMYAYSENFVLPLSHDEVVYGKGSLLRKMPGDEWRKFANLRLLFSYMYTHPGKKLLMAGAELGTWNEWSHESTLERDLIQQEYHAQISLFLEDLGNLYISNKALWELDCRPEGFSWIDCNDYLNSILAYIRRSREGYVICLLNFTPVVREGYRVGVPELTAYKEILNSDSIYYGGSNLGNGTYLNAKPGPCHGYEQYLELTLPPLAGLILTRV, from the coding sequence ATGCTTTCGAAAGAACTGTTGACCGGTATCTCCGCTGAAGATATTCAGCGAATATTGTCTGTTGAACATTCAGACCCTCATAGTGTATTTGGAGCGCATCCAGTTCGAATTAACGGACATGATGGACTCATTTTCCGATTTTATCACCCTGACGCGATTTCAGGGGAAGTTATAATTGGTGGGGAAATTTTTCAATTGCATGGCGCGGAAGCTCAGGGGCTTTTCTGGCTATGGCTCAGTGATGAATCTTTGCCTCTGGATTATTTGGTGAGGTTCAATTTTCCCAGCGGACTTTCCTGGACATTTGATTCGCCGTACAGATTTATGCCGACTTTGGGCGACCAGGACTTGTATTATCTCGGAGAAGGCACGCATTACAATTTGTATGAGAAAATGGGCGCCCATCCTCGTTCCATGAATGGGGTGTCAGGGGTATCATTTGCCGTTTGGGCCCCAAACGCTAAGAGAGTCAGCGTAGTTGGAGATTTCAACAATTGGGATGGGCGCATTTTCCCAATGAGAAGCATGGGAACTTCTGGTATCTGGGAGCTTTTTATCCCTGGGCTTGAACAAGGGGTTCTCTACAAATATGAGATTCTATCGAATTCGAATGAAATCAGAATCAAGACCGACCCTTTTGCGTTTGGGATGGAATTAAGGCCGGGATCAGCGTCCAGGATATGGGATGTGGACATTTATAATTGGGATGATTCTCAATGGATGGAAGATAGAAAGCGTCTCGATCACTTCTCATCACCTATGAGCATATATGAAATTCATCTCGGTTCGTGGATGCTAATACAGGAGGAAGGGAATCGATGGGCGACTTATCGTGAGATGGTGGGGCCACTAGTAGCGCATTTAAAAAAATACGGCTTCACGCACGTGGAACTCATGCCGATAATGGAACATCCATTCGACGCATCCTGGGGTTATCAGGTAACAGGCTATTATGCTCCTACCAGCAGGTTCGGTTCACCGGACGATTTCAAATTCTTTATAGACACGTTACATCAAAATGGCATAGGAGCAATACTCGATTGGGTCCCAGCTCATTTTCCGAAAGATGATTACAGCCTGCGATGGTTCGACGGAACGGCTTTATATGAACACGATGATCCCAAGCAGGGGGAGCACAAAGAATGGGGAACCCTAATTTTCAACTATGGCCGTAATGAAGTGCGAAACTTTCTTGTAAGTAACGCCCTGTTCTGGCTTGACAAATATCATATTGACGGCCTTCGCGTAGACGCTGTAGCTTCCATGCTTTATCTGGATTACAATCGATCTGATGGAGAATGGATTCCTAATAAATATGGGGGAAACGAAAACCTGGAAGCTATTGAATTTATCCAAGAATTTAATGCCATGGTATATGGTAAATTTCCAGGATGTTTCACTGTGGCGGAAGAATCTACGGCCTGGACGGGTGTAACCACGCCGACCTACCTTGGAGGACTTGGTTTTGGATTCAAATGGGACATGGGCTGGATGCACGACACACTTAATTATTTCTCAAAGGATCCAGTACACAGGTGTTTCCACCATAATGACCTTACCTTCTCAATGATGTACGCATATAGTGAAAACTTTGTGCTGCCGTTATCCCATGATGAAGTTGTTTATGGGAAAGGGTCTCTGTTGCGCAAAATGCCGGGTGATGAATGGCGGAAATTCGCTAATTTACGGCTGCTTTTTTCTTATATGTACACTCATCCAGGAAAAAAACTGCTAATGGCCGGAGCTGAGTTGGGAACATGGAATGAGTGGAGTCATGAATCAACCCTGGAAAGAGATCTGATCCAACAGGAATACCATGCCCAGATCTCTTTATTTCTTGAAGATTTGGGAAATCTTTATATTTCCAACAAAGCCTTATGGGAATTGGATTGTCGGCCGGAGGGCTTTTCATGGATAGATTGCAACGATTACCTTAACAGTATCCTGGCGTACATCCGGAGAAGTCGAGAGGGATATGTAATTTGCCTCTTAAACTTTACGCCAGTTGTCCGGGAGGGTTATAGAGTCGGTGTGCCTGAATTGACTGCGTATAAGGAAATACTAAATTCAGACTCCATATATTACGGGGGGAGCAACCTTGGAAATGGAACCTATCTGAACGCCAAACCGGGACCTTGCCACGGATACGAACAGTACTTGGAACTGACACTGCCTCCTTTGGCTGGTTTAATACTGACCAGGGTCTAA
- a CDS encoding DUF202 domain-containing protein, producing MSFLEKVMVLLRNQDMDSKPPAVKDDDRIFLAWQRTHMANERTFLSWSRTSISLLAFGFVIEKFEIFLRHLLAFEEGASAQNHGNSAMYLSLLCFILAGFMIIVSGVRFIRMRVHINKGEAVFSALPDLLVVVSVAVIIGLALMLALQRYLW from the coding sequence TTGAGTTTTCTCGAAAAAGTCATGGTTTTATTACGAAATCAGGACATGGATTCTAAACCGCCGGCTGTAAAAGACGATGACAGGATTTTTCTCGCTTGGCAGCGGACACACATGGCAAACGAAAGGACATTTTTGTCCTGGTCCCGAACTAGTATATCTCTCCTCGCGTTTGGCTTCGTTATAGAAAAATTCGAAATATTTCTTAGACATCTCCTCGCTTTTGAAGAAGGCGCGAGCGCCCAAAACCACGGGAACAGCGCGATGTATTTGAGCCTACTCTGCTTTATTCTTGCTGGATTCATGATCATTGTTTCAGGAGTTCGTTTCATCAGGATGAGGGTGCATATCAACAAGGGCGAGGCCGTCTTTTCGGCTTTGCCTGACCTGCTTGTCGTGGTATCGGTAGCCGTAATAATCGGTCTTGCGCTAATGTTAGCCCTGCAGCGGTACCTTTGGTGA
- the tmk gene encoding dTMP kinase, producing MFIVFEGIDGSGKSTQALLLANLFKSRGIDFVLTREPSGGKIGKRLRSLSVRLSPEEEFTLFLEDRVDHVRTLIAPALEAGKHVICDRYYYSSAAYQGSQGLDPVGILKKNQSLALVPDIVFLICVSVETALERIGKSRPAGYSIFEKRRDLEAVSAIYDTFDEPVIKRIDGNQLASEAHAEIVRWLELKGVKF from the coding sequence ATGTTTATTGTGTTTGAGGGTATTGACGGAAGTGGAAAGAGCACGCAAGCCCTTCTGCTAGCGAATCTCTTTAAATCCAGGGGAATCGATTTTGTCCTCACAAGGGAGCCCTCCGGTGGAAAAATTGGAAAAAGACTAAGAAGTCTTTCGGTTAGACTTTCTCCTGAAGAAGAATTCACGCTTTTCCTTGAAGACCGCGTGGATCATGTCAGGACATTGATAGCGCCCGCGTTGGAAGCAGGCAAACATGTAATTTGCGATCGTTATTACTACTCTTCCGCAGCTTACCAGGGCTCACAAGGCTTGGATCCTGTTGGGATTCTCAAAAAAAATCAATCGCTGGCGCTAGTTCCCGACATTGTTTTTCTAATTTGCGTTTCCGTGGAAACAGCCCTTGAGCGAATAGGCAAGTCACGGCCTGCCGGATATTCCATTTTTGAAAAGAGAAGAGACCTTGAAGCTGTATCAGCTATTTATGACACGTTCGACGAACCTGTCATAAAAAGGATTGACGGTAACCAATTAGCTTCTGAGGCGCACGCTGAGATTGTCCGCTGGCTGGAACTGAAAGGGGTTAAATTCTGA
- the rfaD gene encoding ADP-glyceromanno-heptose 6-epimerase, giving the protein MIIVTGGAGFIGSNLVWELNQLGEQNILIVDHLGLEEKWKNLRRLRFLDFESKDAFISKAEKGLFDHQTWAVFHLGACSSTTEKDADYLMENNYEYSRRLAMVFAGKPGLRFIYASSAATYGDGSTGYSDELTPGPELLPLNMYGYSKHLFDCWAQKTGFLKRAVGLKYFNVFGPNEYHKADMRSVVIRAYLQAKKTGVIRLFKSYRHDIGDGEQRRDFIYVKDAVNVTLFFLENPEVNGLFNVGTGQANTFNSLARAVFSALDMPNNIEYIDMPEGLEKRYQYYTCAELDKLRASGFRGNFHDLEDAARDYVLNYLEKGHEIE; this is encoded by the coding sequence ATGATCATAGTGACTGGCGGAGCGGGTTTTATCGGGAGCAATCTAGTCTGGGAGCTTAACCAGCTTGGTGAACAGAATATATTGATAGTCGACCATCTCGGGTTAGAGGAAAAATGGAAGAATCTCAGAAGGTTAAGATTCCTTGATTTTGAATCCAAGGACGCCTTTATTTCCAAGGCCGAGAAGGGACTGTTTGATCATCAGACCTGGGCCGTTTTCCATTTGGGCGCGTGCAGTTCCACGACTGAGAAAGACGCCGATTATCTCATGGAGAATAATTATGAGTATTCTAGGCGGTTGGCCATGGTTTTTGCGGGAAAACCAGGGCTCCGTTTCATTTACGCTTCCAGCGCGGCCACTTATGGCGATGGCTCTACAGGATACTCAGATGAATTGACGCCTGGTCCGGAACTTCTACCATTGAACATGTATGGTTATTCCAAGCATCTCTTCGACTGTTGGGCGCAAAAAACAGGTTTCCTGAAAAGAGCAGTGGGCCTGAAGTATTTCAATGTTTTCGGGCCTAATGAGTATCACAAAGCCGACATGCGAAGTGTGGTCATTAGGGCGTATTTACAGGCCAAAAAGACGGGAGTTATCAGGCTTTTTAAATCCTATCGCCACGATATCGGAGATGGGGAACAGCGTCGTGATTTCATCTATGTCAAGGACGCTGTCAATGTTACTCTATTTTTCCTTGAGAATCCTGAAGTTAACGGCCTGTTCAATGTTGGAACAGGGCAGGCGAATACATTCAACAGCTTGGCGCGTGCTGTTTTTTCAGCTCTTGATATGCCGAATAATATTGAATATATCGATATGCCTGAGGGGCTTGAAAAACGTTATCAATACTACACTTGCGCTGAACTTGACAAATTAAGGGCGTCAGGGTTTCGTGGAAATTTTCATGACTTGGAAGACGCTGCACGAGATTATGTTCTAAACTATCTTGAGAAAGGCCATGAAATTGAATGA